Proteins encoded within one genomic window of Ctenopharyngodon idella isolate HZGC_01 chromosome 6, HZGC01, whole genome shotgun sequence:
- the lmo4b gene encoding LIM domain transcription factor LMO4b yields the protein MVNPGGSAQPPPVGAGSLSWKRCAGCGGKIADRFLLYAMDSYWHSRCLKCSCCQAQLGEIGTSCYTKSGMILCRNDYIRLFGNSGACSACGQSIPASELVMRAQGNVYHLKCFTCSTCRNRLVPGDRFHYINGSLFCEHDRPTALINGHLSSLQTNPLLPDQKVC from the exons ATGGTGAACCCTGGAGGAAGTGCCCAGCCCCCACCTGTTGGAGCGGGATCTCTGTCGTGGAAGCGTTGCGCGGGCTGTGGGGGAAAGATTGCCGATCGCTTTCTCCTGTATGCCATGGACAGTTATTGGCACAGCCGCTGTCTGAAATGCTCCTGCTGCCAGGCACAGCTCGGAGAGATCGGCACATCCTGCTATACCAAGAGTGGCATGATCCTATGTAGAAACGACTACATCAG GTTATTTGGAAACAGTGGGGCATGTAGCGCGTGTGGTCAGTCCATCCCAGCCAGTGAACTGGTTATGAGGGCACAGGGAAACGTGTACCATCTCAAG TGTTTCACATGTTCTACCTGCCGGAACCGGCTGGTCCCTGGTGACCGGTTTCACTACATCAACGGCAGCTTGTTCTGCGAACACGACAGACCCACAGCACTCATCAACGGCCATTTGAGTTCACTGCAGACTAACCCTCTACTGCCTGACCAGAAA GTGTGTTAG